From the Arcobacter arenosus genome, one window contains:
- the cheB gene encoding chemotaxis-specific protein-glutamate methyltransferase CheB, which translates to MYTVLVIDDSPSMRRIIKDMINSIDEFEVIADAYDAYDAREKIKEYEPDLVTIDINMPKMNGVTFLRNLMRLHPMPAVVISGESVRGNDIFDDGAVGFIPKPDSGESMAAFAKRIKESLLNLTFLLKRYTLKKPTPKKKVISKKHMDVERKIHPDEVIRSTPARSSFGAKKLIAIGSSTGGVESLLKVFKSLTNNLPPILITQHIPYGFSKSFADRLNDNSCLTVHEATDGMILEEGHAYLSPGNMHLTIEKVGSVYKTKLLDTVKVSHHRPSVDVMFRSINNVVGGGSTMAIMMTGMGDDGSIAMKELYDNGAYTIAQNEESCVVFGMPAKAIQKGAVKDIVHLNEIAQYIIDFSSGKKR; encoded by the coding sequence ATGTATACAGTTTTGGTTATTGATGATTCTCCATCAATGAGAAGAATTATAAAAGATATGATTAATAGTATTGATGAGTTTGAAGTAATTGCTGATGCATATGATGCATATGATGCTAGGGAAAAGATAAAAGAGTATGAACCTGATTTAGTAACTATTGATATTAATATGCCAAAAATGAATGGTGTTACATTCTTAAGGAACCTTATGCGTTTACACCCTATGCCAGCTGTTGTTATTTCAGGTGAATCTGTTAGGGGAAATGATATTTTTGATGATGGAGCTGTTGGATTTATTCCAAAGCCTGATTCTGGTGAATCTATGGCTGCATTTGCAAAAAGAATCAAAGAAAGTTTATTAAACCTAACTTTTCTTCTTAAAAGATACACATTAAAAAAACCAACCCCAAAAAAGAAAGTTATATCAAAAAAACATATGGATGTAGAAAGAAAAATACATCCGGATGAAGTTATTAGATCAACTCCGGCAAGAAGTAGTTTTGGAGCAAAAAAACTTATTGCAATTGGTTCATCAACAGGTGGGGTTGAATCACTTTTAAAGGTCTTTAAGAGTTTAACAAACAATCTTCCTCCCATTTTAATAACGCAACATATACCTTATGGATTTTCTAAATCTTTTGCTGATAGATTAAATGACAATTCATGCTTAACAGTTCACGAGGCAACTGATGGGATGATACTAGAAGAGGGGCATGCTTATTTGTCTCCTGGGAATATGCACTTAACCATTGAGAAAGTTGGTAGTGTTTACAAAACTAAATTACTTGATACTGTAAAAGTAAGTCATCATAGACCAAGTGTTGATGTAATGTTTAGATCAATCAACAATGTTGTTGGTGGTGGTTCAACTATGGCTATTATGATGACAGGTATGGGTGATGATGGTTCAATTGCAATGAAAGAACTATATGACAATGGTGCATACACAATTGCACAAAATGAAGAAAGTTGCGTAGTATTTGGTATGCCTGCAAAAGCTATACAAAAAGGTGCAGTAAAAGATATTGTACATTTAAATGAAATTGCACAGTATATAATTGATTTTAGTTCAGGTAAGAAAAGATAG
- a CDS encoding chemotaxis protein CheD has translation MIIIGHKDGSIEKASNARFTQRTKGFLTHTIIGGEFAVGRDEDNIAFKTLLGSCVAIMFYDTVQKIKGMNHFLLPTTNSTNDDMKYGLYSVEAMLNEMYKLGCSKQNMTAKISGGADIMQINVSSISIGHRNVEFAKDFCKSEGFKLISEHTRGEHGRLILLTDTFQTFIKVTQKSETDNKILNEEKALQTEITKAPVIKEYVGGVDLFGNDTTIKAAQPEMEIELF, from the coding sequence TTGATTATAATTGGACATAAAGATGGAAGTATAGAAAAAGCTTCAAATGCAAGATTTACTCAAAGAACAAAAGGTTTCTTAACTCATACTATTATTGGAGGTGAGTTTGCAGTGGGTAGAGATGAAGATAATATTGCATTTAAAACACTTCTTGGTTCATGTGTCGCAATTATGTTCTATGATACTGTACAAAAAATAAAAGGGATGAATCATTTCTTACTTCCAACTACAAATAGTACAAATGATGATATGAAATATGGACTTTACTCTGTTGAAGCAATGCTTAATGAAATGTATAAACTTGGTTGTAGTAAACAAAATATGACTGCAAAGATATCTGGCGGGGCTGACATTATGCAAATTAATGTTAGTAGCATATCAATAGGGCACAGAAATGTTGAATTTGCAAAAGATTTTTGTAAATCAGAAGGGTTTAAACTTATAAGTGAACATACAAGAGGTGAACACGGAAGATTAATTCTTCTAACTGATACCTTTCAAACTTTCATTAAAGTTACTCAAAAAAGTGAAACAGATAATAAAATTCTTAATGAAGAAAAAGCTCTTCAAACAGAAATTACAAAAGCACCAGTTATTAAAGAGTATGTTGGAGGAGTTGACCTATTTGGTAATGATACAACTATAAAAGCTGCTCAACCAGAGATGGAAATTGAATTATTCTAA
- a CDS encoding CheR family methyltransferase, whose amino-acid sequence MLDNNALHDRVKKILYSLTGITLSENKDIMIANRLHKLKRDTKYTGDIEELLKTIETEGNYQKEFINSFTTNKTHFFREDFHFTDLKDRVLPQFAKSGETIKMYCSASSTGEEPYSMAMTVLETAEELNKNIKATILATDIDTNVLQYAANGVYRYSKSSKEFPSWIKPQKYFKRRVQKNLASEEVLIKVKPELQKMCTFQVMNLNDPSYPYEKNQFDVIFCRNVLIYFSTVDQNKILRKLFNHLKIGGTLYLGHSENPHDLINFVQRIGQNIFIKTKELT is encoded by the coding sequence ATGCTAGATAATAATGCTTTACATGATAGAGTAAAAAAAATACTTTATTCTTTGACTGGGATTACCCTCTCAGAGAATAAAGATATTATGATTGCAAACAGACTTCATAAATTAAAAAGAGACACAAAATACACTGGTGATATAGAAGAGTTATTAAAGACTATTGAAACAGAAGGTAATTATCAAAAAGAATTTATAAACTCTTTTACTACAAATAAAACACATTTTTTTAGAGAAGATTTCCACTTTACAGATTTAAAAGATAGAGTTTTACCTCAATTTGCAAAAAGTGGAGAGACTATAAAAATGTATTGTTCTGCATCTTCTACTGGTGAAGAGCCTTATTCAATGGCAATGACAGTTCTAGAAACTGCAGAAGAATTAAATAAAAATATAAAAGCAACAATTTTAGCTACAGACATTGATACAAATGTACTTCAATATGCTGCAAATGGTGTTTATAGGTATTCTAAATCCTCTAAAGAGTTTCCTTCGTGGATTAAACCCCAAAAATATTTTAAAAGAAGAGTTCAAAAAAATCTTGCATCAGAAGAAGTTTTAATAAAAGTAAAACCTGAATTGCAGAAAATGTGTACCTTTCAAGTAATGAATTTAAATGATCCCTCTTATCCATATGAAAAAAATCAATTTGATGTAATATTTTGTAGAAATGTATTAATCTATTTTTCTACAGTTGATCAAAATAAAATATTAAGAAAATTGTTTAATCATTTAAAAATAGGGGGGACTTTATATTTAGGACATTCAGAAAATCCCCACGATTTGATAAATTTTGTTCAAAGAATAGGGCAAAATATTTTCATTAAAACAAAGGAATTAACTTGA